In Parasphingorhabdus halotolerans, a single window of DNA contains:
- a CDS encoding vgr related protein: MTQGRPLTDAEINLCRSIFNDAIDYRRVRVFNRKWWPFQPRKVTMAPDGNIWFHPNNGLFCDDFCGAQNNIQALFIHEMVHVWQHQQGVFLPLARHPFCSYDYELLPEKPFRKYGIEQQAEIVSHVFLLKQGVRLKNGYTLMQYANLLPF, from the coding sequence TTGACCCAAGGCCGCCCGCTGACGGACGCGGAGATTAACTTGTGTCGCAGCATATTTAACGATGCGATAGACTATCGCCGGGTACGGGTGTTCAACCGCAAATGGTGGCCCTTTCAACCGCGAAAGGTAACCATGGCACCGGATGGCAATATCTGGTTCCATCCCAACAATGGGTTATTTTGCGACGATTTTTGCGGCGCGCAAAATAACATCCAAGCGCTGTTCATTCATGAAATGGTCCACGTCTGGCAGCATCAGCAGGGCGTCTTTCTTCCTCTCGCGCGCCATCCGTTCTGTAGCTACGATTACGAACTTCTGCCGGAAAAACCGTTCCGCAAATATGGTATTGAGCAGCAGGCGGAGATTGTTAGTCATGTGTTTTTGTTGAAACAGGGTGTGCGATTGAAAAATGGCTATACGTTAATGCAATATGCCAATTTGCTACCTTTTTGA
- a CDS encoding GntP family permease, with the protein MLSAIGLIGGLALLIWMTVRGVNILIAGPVAAAVVALTSGLAWLPPLAAEGAPDFATAYMDGFVGFFASWFFMFLLGAIFGEIMGASGAAASVAHWVIEKIGIKHAVLAVVAACAILTYGGVSVFIVSFSVYSLAVHLFREADLPRRFIPGALAFGSVTFTMTSAGSPEIQNLIPMEFLGTTAYAGWEVSLVVALFMAISGHFWLNHMVKRAVAKGEHFVGRETDDTNTDYSNLPAPLLCVMPLVAVLGIFLIFQYPQDMGPLSVILPQESLDKWALVAALGTGALVALAVGYQKLKTMPEAFSRGATSAVVAITNTCAVVGFGSVAKISPAFQEALVIVQNIPGSPLIGAAIAVTVIAGLTGSASGGQSIALPLIAPHYLDVGAQPDELHRVVAISSGALDSLPHNGYVVTTIRAVCGETHKDAYGAVGALTVVIPVIGTIIAVVLFAIF; encoded by the coding sequence ATGCTATCGGCAATCGGGCTAATCGGCGGACTGGCACTGCTCATCTGGATGACGGTGCGGGGGGTTAACATCCTGATCGCTGGCCCTGTAGCCGCAGCCGTTGTCGCGCTGACCAGCGGCCTCGCCTGGCTACCCCCCCTTGCCGCTGAAGGCGCTCCCGATTTTGCGACTGCCTATATGGACGGCTTTGTAGGATTTTTCGCCAGTTGGTTTTTCATGTTCCTGCTCGGCGCGATATTCGGCGAGATCATGGGAGCGAGCGGGGCTGCGGCCAGCGTTGCCCACTGGGTTATAGAGAAAATCGGAATAAAACACGCAGTGCTAGCAGTGGTCGCTGCCTGCGCGATATTGACCTACGGCGGCGTGAGCGTGTTCATCGTCTCGTTCAGCGTCTATTCGCTCGCGGTGCATCTATTTCGCGAGGCCGATTTGCCGCGGAGATTCATTCCCGGCGCACTGGCCTTTGGGTCGGTGACTTTCACCATGACCAGCGCCGGAAGCCCGGAAATCCAGAACCTCATCCCGATGGAATTTCTGGGAACCACGGCCTATGCCGGTTGGGAAGTCAGCTTGGTTGTGGCCTTGTTCATGGCAATCAGCGGGCATTTCTGGCTCAACCATATGGTCAAGCGCGCGGTGGCCAAGGGTGAACATTTTGTTGGCCGCGAAACCGATGATACGAATACCGACTACAGCAACCTCCCTGCGCCGCTGCTGTGCGTGATGCCGCTTGTGGCCGTCCTCGGCATATTCCTGATCTTCCAGTATCCGCAAGACATGGGACCTCTTTCGGTCATTCTACCACAAGAGTCGCTCGACAAATGGGCTTTGGTCGCCGCGCTCGGAACCGGTGCGCTGGTCGCGCTCGCTGTCGGCTATCAGAAGCTGAAAACCATGCCCGAAGCCTTTTCGCGTGGCGCTACCAGCGCAGTGGTCGCCATCACCAATACCTGCGCGGTGGTGGGATTTGGTTCGGTGGCGAAGATCTCGCCGGCTTTTCAGGAAGCGCTTGTCATAGTGCAGAATATTCCCGGCAGCCCATTGATCGGCGCAGCGATAGCGGTGACGGTGATCGCGGGCCTGACCGGTTCTGCCAGCGGCGGACAGAGCATCGCGCTTCCGTTAATTGCACCCCATTATCTTGATGTTGGCGCGCAACCCGACGAGTTGCACCGCGTTGTGGCCATCTCCTCCGGCGCGCTCGATAGTCTTCCGCATAATGGTTATGTTGTGACGACCATCCGCGCGGTATGCGGGGAAACGCACAAGGACGCCTATGGCGCAGTCGGCGCGTTAACTGTGGTTATTCCAGTGATTGGGACAATCATAGCGGTAGTGCTGTTCGCGATATTCTAG
- a CDS encoding MATE family efflux transporter, whose translation MDRPAQISDSKLPPGNPWRAELRATASLAWPLILTNLTMSLIGATDVLMVGWLGAEELAASSLGFNLAMICAIFCMGLVTASAPMMASEIGRMAHSVRDLRRTFRQAMWAAFTVMIPFWIFLWNTEAVLLFMGQVPELAAKAAVYVRAYMWSILFFLFTLVARNFLSTLEKPIWSLIIGVAGVIGNAIFNYILIFGKLGFPALGLMGAGIGSVLTNMLMFGGMVLVLLFHPKFRRYQLFGRFWRPDWHRYAQLWRLGLPIAVTMGLEGGIFAGAVLLMGLIDTASVAAHAIALQIASLTFMVPMGLAQAATVRVGIGFGKRDPVWIQRAGWTSFVLGTGFMSVMALFIWMFPWQLAGLFMEGNTPQNMEVLQLAVSFLAIAALFQIFDGAQVVGAGMLRGLHDTKIPMIIAAFGYWVIGIGVGAGLAFWLDWRGLGIWIGLASGLGIVAVLMLSRWMMRERIGLLPAQSLSKR comes from the coding sequence ATGGACCGCCCGGCACAAATATCTGATAGTAAATTACCGCCCGGTAATCCATGGCGTGCTGAGTTGCGCGCCACCGCTTCATTGGCTTGGCCGCTGATCCTGACCAATCTTACCATGTCGCTGATTGGTGCGACCGATGTTCTGATGGTCGGTTGGCTCGGAGCGGAGGAACTGGCGGCATCGTCCCTTGGCTTCAACCTTGCCATGATCTGCGCGATTTTCTGCATGGGGCTGGTGACAGCATCTGCCCCGATGATGGCCAGCGAAATTGGCCGGATGGCCCATAGCGTGCGCGATCTGCGCCGGACTTTTCGGCAGGCGATGTGGGCTGCCTTTACCGTCATGATCCCGTTCTGGATTTTCCTGTGGAATACCGAGGCGGTGCTGCTCTTCATGGGGCAAGTGCCGGAGCTGGCCGCAAAGGCGGCGGTCTACGTTCGTGCTTACATGTGGTCGATCCTGTTCTTTCTGTTCACCTTGGTCGCGCGCAATTTTTTGTCGACGCTGGAGAAACCGATATGGTCGCTGATCATTGGCGTCGCGGGTGTCATCGGCAATGCGATTTTTAACTATATTCTCATCTTCGGCAAACTGGGCTTCCCCGCCTTGGGGTTGATGGGCGCTGGCATCGGCAGCGTGCTGACCAATATGCTGATGTTTGGCGGTATGGTTCTGGTATTGCTGTTCCATCCCAAATTCCGGAGATACCAATTATTTGGCCGGTTCTGGCGGCCCGACTGGCACAGATATGCACAACTTTGGCGGCTCGGCTTGCCGATTGCCGTGACCATGGGGCTCGAAGGGGGTATTTTCGCAGGCGCTGTGCTGCTCATGGGTCTGATTGATACAGCATCAGTTGCCGCGCACGCGATCGCGCTGCAAATCGCCTCGCTCACTTTCATGGTGCCGATGGGGCTGGCGCAAGCAGCAACGGTGCGGGTCGGCATTGGTTTCGGCAAGCGTGATCCGGTATGGATACAGCGCGCGGGATGGACGAGTTTTGTCCTCGGTACCGGCTTTATGTCGGTCATGGCATTATTTATCTGGATGTTTCCATGGCAACTCGCGGGCTTGTTTATGGAGGGCAATACACCGCAAAACATGGAAGTGCTGCAACTGGCGGTGAGCTTTCTTGCCATTGCTGCGCTATTCCAGATTTTTGATGGCGCGCAGGTTGTCGGCGCGGGTATGCTACGCGGATTGCATGATACCAAAATCCCGATGATCATCGCCGCCTTTGGTTATTGGGTGATCGGCATTGGCGTTGGAGCGGGGCTGGCGTTCTGGCTGGATTGGCGAGGGCTAGGCATCTGGATCGGCCTCGCCAGCGGTTTGGGCATTGTTGCGGTGCTGATGCTATCGCGCTGGATGATGCGTGAGAGGATTGGGTTGTTGCCCGCTCAGTCGCTGTCAAAAAGGTAG
- a CDS encoding YMGG-like glycine zipper-containing protein, translating to MLGTAKKSIAASTLALSSLSLSACAGNYAAEGAGAGAVAGAAVGAITGGDVLTGAAIGAAAGAAGGYFIDKNDGCDGYDRNGRLDDDCYGTAGYPDDPR from the coding sequence ATGCTTGGAACTGCAAAAAAATCTATCGCCGCATCGACTTTGGCCCTTTCATCATTATCGCTGTCTGCATGCGCGGGCAATTATGCCGCTGAAGGCGCGGGTGCCGGAGCCGTGGCGGGTGCTGCGGTCGGTGCGATTACCGGAGGCGATGTGTTGACAGGCGCTGCCATTGGCGCTGCTGCAGGCGCAGCGGGTGGTTATTTCATCGATAAAAATGACGGCTGCGATGGTTATGATCGCAATGGCAGGCTCGATGATGATTGCTACGGCACGGCAGGCTATCCCGACGATCCGCGCTGA
- a CDS encoding GNAT family N-acetyltransferase → MPVTTRLYLPSDRQRFIDLNLDWIEEYFKVEPSDREQLERLETSILGKNGRIVIAELDGAVVGTGAILSPHHDPDDGRTWLEIIKMSAQKDLRGRGIGRAVLEALITQGREMAADAIWLETNGDLKAAIGLYERLGFRHLSDNELWPTPYARCNVQMVLEL, encoded by the coding sequence ATGCCCGTAACGACCCGTCTTTATCTGCCCTCAGACCGGCAAAGATTCATCGATCTCAATCTCGATTGGATTGAGGAATATTTCAAGGTCGAGCCCAGCGATCGCGAGCAATTGGAACGGTTGGAGACTTCGATTCTGGGCAAGAATGGGCGGATTGTTATTGCAGAACTGGATGGGGCGGTTGTTGGAACCGGCGCTATTTTATCGCCGCATCATGATCCCGATGATGGCCGCACATGGTTGGAAATCATCAAAATGTCGGCGCAAAAGGATTTGCGTGGTCGAGGCATTGGCCGGGCCGTTCTGGAAGCGCTGATTACTCAGGGGCGGGAAATGGCCGCTGATGCAATCTGGCTGGAAACTAACGGCGATTTGAAGGCAGCGATCGGATTGTATGAACGCCTGGGCTTTCGCCATTTGAGCGATAATGAGCTTTGGCCCACGCCCTATGCACGATGTAATGTGCAGATGGTGCTGGAGCTCTGA